One window of Paenibacillus albicereus genomic DNA carries:
- a CDS encoding dynamin family protein, whose product MGERALPVSPNPTTAAINRILAPTEEQPHGTARVSMKGREAMLDDLRFSLSLLGEDASGISEREVLKRIAALRPDGIHAAGRPHYSFLKAAEAGWDELAPQLGEVLRVGEEEYRRYVAEESRSCFVREIELFYSSPLTDQGIVLVDTPGADSVNARHTGVAFNYIKNADAILFVTYYNHAFSQADRQFLMQLGRVKDQFELDKMFFLVNAADLAASPEELDDVLKHVESNLLQHGIRRPRLFPVSSLLGLKGKQGAHEAALEASGIPAFEQSFLGFTRGELGRLAVQAADGELERAAHTIRGWIQAAEGDADTRRRERERLEELRVPAADAAAVIADAPPAAELEKELRELFHYIQQRIRYGFGDFFNYAFNPSSLQDDGRDLKKAVWTSWLELQRLLQLELSQELLATTLRLETAASALIRVRAEAAAARLAVLLPGFQAPPWEAPGFAAPPEPAAWQSVSVQPKRLQSLFRSPRSFFEGEGKKALREELEETISPEIRHWMEDAAAQWLAHYRFGLESGLAAAAEALRLSFQRELDGRLGSMRDGGSLDSLRGLERRLAELLREAG is encoded by the coding sequence ATCGGCGAGCGGGCGCTGCCCGTGTCGCCGAATCCGACGACCGCGGCGATCAACCGCATTCTCGCGCCGACGGAGGAGCAGCCGCACGGCACGGCCCGCGTCAGCATGAAAGGCCGCGAGGCGATGCTGGACGATCTGCGCTTCTCGCTGTCGCTGCTCGGCGAGGACGCCTCCGGCATCTCCGAGCGGGAGGTGCTGAAGCGGATCGCCGCGCTCCGACCGGACGGCATCCATGCCGCCGGGCGGCCGCATTACAGCTTCCTCAAGGCGGCCGAGGCCGGCTGGGACGAGCTGGCGCCGCAGCTCGGCGAGGTACTGCGCGTCGGAGAAGAGGAGTACCGCCGCTACGTCGCGGAAGAGAGCCGCTCCTGCTTCGTGCGCGAGATCGAGCTGTTCTACAGCTCGCCGCTGACGGACCAGGGCATCGTGCTCGTCGACACGCCGGGCGCGGATTCGGTGAACGCCCGCCATACCGGCGTCGCCTTCAACTACATCAAGAACGCCGACGCGATTTTGTTCGTCACGTACTACAACCATGCGTTCTCGCAGGCGGACCGGCAATTCCTGATGCAGCTGGGGCGGGTCAAGGATCAGTTCGAGCTCGACAAGATGTTCTTCCTCGTCAATGCTGCCGACCTCGCCGCATCGCCGGAGGAGCTGGACGACGTGCTGAAGCATGTCGAATCGAACCTGCTGCAGCACGGCATCCGCCGACCGCGCCTGTTTCCGGTGTCGAGCCTGCTCGGGCTCAAAGGCAAGCAAGGAGCGCACGAGGCGGCGCTCGAGGCTTCGGGCATCCCGGCCTTCGAGCAGAGCTTCCTCGGCTTCACGCGCGGCGAGCTGGGCCGGCTGGCCGTGCAGGCGGCAGACGGCGAGCTGGAGCGCGCCGCGCATACGATCCGCGGCTGGATCCAAGCGGCGGAGGGCGATGCCGACACGCGGCGCCGCGAGCGCGAGCGGCTCGAGGAGCTGCGCGTCCCTGCCGCGGACGCCGCCGCCGTCATCGCCGACGCGCCTCCTGCGGCCGAGCTGGAGAAGGAGCTGCGCGAGCTGTTCCACTATATCCAGCAGCGGATCCGGTACGGCTTCGGGGACTTCTTCAACTATGCCTTCAATCCGTCGAGCCTGCAGGACGACGGCCGCGACCTGAAGAAGGCGGTCTGGACGTCCTGGCTCGAGCTGCAGCGGCTGCTCCAGCTGGAGCTGAGCCAGGAGCTGCTCGCGACGACGCTGCGGCTCGAGACGGCCGCCTCCGCGCTGATCCGCGTCCGTGCGGAAGCGGCGGCGGCAAGGCTGGCCGTGCTGCTGCCGGGCTTCCAGGCGCCGCCGTGGGAAGCGCCGGGATTCGCCGCTCCGCCGGAGCCGGCCGCATGGCAGTCCGTCTCCGTGCAGCCCAAGCGGCTGCAGAGCCTGTTCCGCAGCCCGCGCTCCTTCTTCGAGGGAGAAGGCAAGAAGGCGCTGCGCGAGGAGCTGGAGGAGACGATCTCCCCGGAAATCCGCCACTGGATGGAAGATGCAGCGGCGCAGTGGCTTGCCCACTACCGCTTCGGCCTCGAATCCGGCCTCGCCGCGGCGGCCGAAGCGCTGCGCCTGTCGTTCCAGCGCGAGCTGGACGGCCGCCTCGGCTCGATGCGCGATGGCGGGAGCCTCGATTCCCTGCGCGGGCTCGAGCGGCGTCTCGCAGAGCTGCTTCGCGAGGCGGGCTGA